The Salvia miltiorrhiza cultivar Shanhuang (shh) chromosome 1, IMPLAD_Smil_shh, whole genome shotgun sequence genome has a window encoding:
- the LOC130988853 gene encoding probable receptor-like protein kinase At5g20050: MEDKRAILISISIILLLITSIIIARVSLKLSETFYLICGAAVAAIFAVAVIVVIRIRYNSRRKQLEHQIDFQGRELRIEYSFLRKVAGVPTKFRHRELEEATDGFRALLGRGGSGSVYKGILSDGTAVAVKRIEGEERAEKAFKSEVAAIASVQHVNLARLLGYCIASGGGPRFLVYEFVFNGSLDNWIFPKIRANQRSGCLTWDLRCRVALDVAKALSYLHHDCRSCVLHLDVKPENILLDENYRALVSDFGLSKLKGREESLVVTTIRGTRGYLAPEWLLENGVSEKCDVYSYGMVLLEMIGGRRCISILEKGHHSKKKFQFFPRIVVDKLKEGKLMEIVDDRLMEGGGGGVDERELRRMVGVALWCIQEKARMRPTMAEVVEMLEGRRPVEDAPDTQMLVVDLLSIDEDDDDDAQGRRKHRQPRAMMVDRDNPSSSAYSMAFSTLSGR, from the coding sequence ATGGAGGACAAACGAGCAATCTTAATCTCCATCTCCATAATCCTGCTCCTCATAACCTCCATCATCATCGCTCGAGTCTCCCTCAAACTCTCCGAGACCTTCTATCTCATCTgcggcgccgccgtcgccgccatTTTCGCCGTCGCCGTGATCGTCGTTATCCGGATTCGCTACAACAGCCGCCGCAAGCAGCTCGAGCACCAGATCGATTTCCAGGGGCGCGAGCTGCGGATTGAGTACAGCTTCCTCCGCAAAGTCGCCGGCGTCCCCACCAAGTTCCGGCACCGCGAGCTGGAGGAGGCGACGGACGGCTTCCGCGCGCTGCTCGGCCGCGGCGGATCCGGCTCCGTCTACAAAGGCATACTCAGCGACGGCACTGCCGTCGCCGTCAAGCGGATCGAAGGCGAGGAGCGCGCCGAGAAGGCGTTCAAATCCGAGGTTGCCGCCATCGCCAGCGTGCAGCACGTGAACCTAGCACGCCTCCTCGGCTACTGCATTGCATCGGGCGGCGGACCTCGTTTCCTTGTGTACGAATTCGTATTCAACGGATCGTTAGACAATTGGATTTTCCCCAAAATTAGGGCGAATCAGAGAAGCGGCTGCTTGACCTGGGATCTGAGATGCAGAGTTGCGTTAGATGTGGCAAAAGCCCTATCCTATCTGCACCACGATTGCCGATCATGCGTGCTGCATTTGGATGTTAAGCCGGAAAATATATTGCTCGACGAGAATTACCGCGCCCTAGTTTCCGATTTCGGACTGTCTAAGCTCAAGGGGAGGGAGGAGAGCCTAGTGGTGACGACGATACGCGGCACGAGAGGGTACTTGGCGCCGGAATGGCTGTTGGAAAACGGTGTATCAGAAAAATGTGATGTTTACAGTTATGGAATGGTGTTGTTGGAGATGATTGGTGGAAGGAGGTGCATAAGTATTCTTGAGAAGGGGCATCACTCGAAAAAGAAGTTTCAGTTCTTTCCGAGAATTGTGGTTGACAAGTTGAAGGAAGGGAAGTTGATGGAGATTGTGGATGATAGGTTGATGGAGGGCGGAGGTGGGGGTGTGGATGAGAGGGAGTTGAGGCGGATGGTCGGGGTGGCGCTCTGGTGCATACAGGAGAAGGCCAGGATGAGGCCGACCATGGCCGAGGTGGTGGAGATGCTCGAGGGCCGGAGGCCGGTCGAGGACGCCCCCGACACGCAGATGCTCGTCGTCGACCTCTTGTCCATTGAtgaagacgacgacgatgatGCTCAAGGCCGTCGAAAGCATCGCCAGCCTCGAGCCATGATGGTGGATCGCGATAATCCATCGTCGTCGGCTTACTCCATGGCCTTCTCCACGCTGTCTGGGCGTTGA